The genomic stretch AATTGGATCTTGCTTTAGCAATAAACTCATAGTGTGGTAAAGCTCAGGGTGGTACTCCTTAAAACCTTCGGATCGTTCAAAGAAATTCTCAACAGCTACTGCAAAAAATTCATGCCTATTGGCTGCGGCATATTTCCTAAAAAAAACATCATTGCCTGCAGCTATCTCTTTCATTTCGGCTTCCGCCATACGTTCAAACTTTGCTATATGAGCGTTATCTATAAATTCATACTCATCATTATAAATGGAATTTTCCAACCGAAGAGCATGCGCCATTTCATGCAAACCAAGGTTCCGACCATCATCATGCTTTTCATAGCCTTCCACAAAGTTTTTCCATGATAGAACAATCAATCCACGAGTATTCACTTCTCCTTGGTGATACTTGCGAGTAATCGTAGAATAATAGTCGTCTTTGTAAATAAGGATTTTGCGGAAATGCTCTAAGTTGAGATGTTCAAAACCAAAAGTGAGTTGCACGGCTGAACCCGCTATCAACGCCTTCATTTCAGCATTTACATGTGTGTAACTTCTGGGGATAAAATCATTACCATCAATAAATGCCTGAACCCGGGTTTCGAACTTTCTTTTATTGGTTGAACTGAGGTTTTGATAATACAAAAAGTGCTCTTCCAACTCCCTCTTGTACTCCTCTTCTAAAGGTCTATAATTGTGTCGCTTCCGTCTTGAACTCAAACCCAATGCTGACCTACTCAAGTACACAGCCGATGCCACCATCAGCACCAAAAAAGGAATCCAATCTGCTAAAGTGTATTCTTCCAATCCGTCAGTTTTA from Owenweeksia hongkongensis DSM 17368 encodes the following:
- a CDS encoding zinc-dependent peptidase produces the protein MEEYTLADWIPFLVLMVASAVYLSRSALGLSSRRKRHNYRPLEEEYKRELEEHFLYYQNLSSTNKRKFETRVQAFIDGNDFIPRSYTHVNAEMKALIAGSAVQLTFGFEHLNLEHFRKILIYKDDYYSTITRKYHQGEVNTRGLIVLSWKNFVEGYEKHDDGRNLGLHEMAHALRLENSIYNDEYEFIDNAHIAKFERMAEAEMKEIAAGNDVFFRKYAAANRHEFFAVAVENFFERSEGFKEYHPELYHTMSLLLKQDPIRLFKGYNSVPF